One Spinacia oleracea cultivar Varoflay chromosome 4, BTI_SOV_V1, whole genome shotgun sequence DNA segment encodes these proteins:
- the LOC130459196 gene encoding uncharacterized protein — protein MEKISEYNANATAYLNSCIEQWSRHKFDSTVCCDHNTTNFVESFNACTKPFRDMPVFSLLEAIRSWCMQRVGARFDKAVDMEEGQLTAYALKELEERTAESRLCYATACGGGEFEVRDGHVNFPIRLATRICACGKWQICGIPCKHALRVIYDQRMNPHDFISPWFKAAAYKLTYAEHIHPMADPSQWPDFGLPSIQPPTIKRPSGRPAKKRKRGANEPKKGKRNTNLKCGKCREFGHNSRTCKSGGTSATGPSTSKSGAAGASTSNGGPNTRKRSKAAA, from the exons ATGGAAAAGATCAGTGAGTACAATGCAAATGCCACTGCATACTTGAACAGCTGCATTGAGCAGTGGTCTAGGCATAAGTTTGACTCTACTGtttgttgtgatcacaacacaACAAACTTTGTGGAGTCATTCAATGCATGCACAAAGCCCTTCAGAGACATGCCTGTCTTCTCATTATTGGAAG CAATCAGAAGTTGGTGTATGCAGAGGGTGGGGGCTAGATTTGACAAGGCAGTTGACATGGAGGAAGGTCAGCTCACTGCATATGCATTGAAAGAGTTAGAGGAGAGGACAGCTGAGTCCAGGTTATGTTATGCCACAGCATGTGGAGGGGGTGAATTTGAGGTTAGGGATGGACATGTCAACTTCCCAATTAGGCTTGCAACAAGAATTTGTGCCTGTGGGAAGTGGCAGATCTGTGGAATCCCCTGCAAGCATGCACTGAGGGTCATATATGACCAAAGGATGAACCCCCATGATTTCATATCCCCATGGTTCAAGGCTGCTGCATACAAGCTAACCTATGCAGAACATATTCATCCTATGGCAGATCCATCTCAGTGGCCTGACTTTGGCCTTCCTTCCATTCAGCCTCCAACCATCAAAAGACCATCTGGCAGACCtgctaagaagagaaagagaggggCAAATGAACCAAAGAAAGGGAAGAGGAACACAAATCTGAAATGTGGAAAGTGTAGAGAGTTTGGTCACAACTCAAGAACATGCAAGAGTGGAGGAACAAGTGCCACTGGACCAAGCACTTCAAAGAGTGGTGCAGCAGGAGCAAGTACATCAAATGGGGGACCAAACACAAGGAAGAGGTCAAAGGCAGCTGCATAG